From Tachypleus tridentatus isolate NWPU-2018 chromosome 8, ASM421037v1, whole genome shotgun sequence, a single genomic window includes:
- the LOC143224254 gene encoding uncharacterized protein LOC143224254 produces MNRKVFFAICILSIFVMTAAIFQTMQVCVNSMVQGLQSSCVRCIGGQTFTNTLNTCYGATTLPVNSTQTQAFCLLTTCLNQIPFQQSQPIGRRKRSDEVRDDDLKTVETFVETNYEYEE; encoded by the exons ATGAACAGAAAGGTGTTCTTTGCTATCTGCATTTTGTCGATTTTCGTGATGACTGCAGCAATTTTTCAG ACAATGCAAGTTTGTGTCAACTCAATGGTTCAAGGCTTGCAG AGCTCCTGTGTCAGATGCATTGGTGGGCAAACATTTACTAATACG ttgAACACGTGCTATGGAGCG ACAACCTTACCTGTGAATTCTACGCAAACTCAAGCTTTCTGCCTCTTGACAACCTGTTTGAAT CAAATCCCCTTCCAACAATCACAGCCAATTGGTCGCCGTAAGCGATCTGACGAAGTAAGAGATGATGATCTGAAAACCGTTGAAACTTTCGTAGAAACTAATTATGAGTATGAAGAATAG